A stretch of the Clavibacter sp. B3I6 genome encodes the following:
- a CDS encoding phosphotransferase: protein MQHHDLSVIPDFLAAWMREQRWFASKGTEPRLERIGGWSFSDEGWFARIETHLIIDHGSAKPVLYQVPLTYRQAPLEELKPFHIGSIVEDDGVELHVYDGPHDPAYAWALIRTILDEREADVDETSLGATARGQRQPGVEIATVVGSHVLSGEQSNTSIIYDMVSADGTAANSMIVKVFRALHHGENPDVVLQSAIAGAGSRLVPQTMGSVLAEWSDSGREVGHAVGHVAFAQEFLPGVTDAWRVALRAAEADEDFQAQARALGEATADVHATLAAALPTVEATPEVIEGIMVSFRRRHATAEREVPEIAAFHDAIASVYDAAEHGEWPKLQRIHGDYHLGQVLSVPNRGWVLLDFEGEPLRPMHERSLPDVTLRDVAGMLRSFDYVAGSYALAHPGKSAASWASDARRAFVDGYIARSGTDLRANRALLDAFEIDKAVYEAIYEVRNRPGWLSIPLQAVARLATRSSTIGRETTPGATGPREAGPISS from the coding sequence ATGCAGCACCACGACCTCAGCGTCATCCCCGACTTCCTCGCCGCGTGGATGCGCGAGCAGCGCTGGTTCGCCTCGAAGGGCACCGAGCCGCGCCTCGAGCGCATCGGCGGCTGGAGCTTCAGCGACGAGGGCTGGTTCGCCCGCATCGAGACGCACCTGATCATCGACCACGGCAGCGCGAAGCCCGTCCTCTATCAGGTGCCGCTCACCTACCGGCAGGCGCCGTTGGAGGAGCTGAAGCCCTTCCACATCGGCTCGATCGTCGAGGACGACGGCGTCGAGCTGCACGTCTACGACGGGCCGCACGACCCGGCGTACGCGTGGGCGCTGATCCGCACGATCCTCGACGAGCGCGAGGCCGACGTCGACGAGACCTCGCTGGGCGCGACCGCCCGCGGCCAGCGCCAGCCGGGCGTGGAGATCGCGACCGTCGTCGGATCCCACGTGCTCTCGGGCGAGCAGTCGAACACCTCGATCATCTACGACATGGTCTCCGCCGACGGCACGGCCGCGAACTCCATGATCGTCAAGGTCTTCCGCGCGCTGCACCACGGCGAGAACCCCGACGTCGTGCTCCAGTCCGCCATCGCGGGCGCCGGATCCCGGCTCGTGCCGCAGACCATGGGCAGCGTGCTCGCCGAGTGGAGCGACTCCGGCCGCGAGGTGGGGCACGCCGTCGGGCACGTCGCCTTCGCGCAGGAGTTCCTCCCCGGCGTCACCGACGCCTGGCGCGTCGCGCTCCGCGCGGCCGAGGCCGACGAGGACTTCCAGGCGCAGGCCCGGGCGCTCGGCGAGGCGACCGCCGACGTGCACGCCACGCTCGCGGCCGCCCTGCCCACCGTCGAGGCGACCCCCGAGGTCATCGAGGGGATCATGGTCAGCTTCCGCCGTCGCCACGCGACCGCCGAGCGCGAGGTCCCCGAGATCGCCGCCTTCCACGACGCCATCGCGAGCGTCTACGACGCCGCCGAGCACGGCGAGTGGCCGAAGCTGCAGCGCATCCACGGCGACTACCACCTCGGCCAGGTGCTCTCCGTGCCGAACCGCGGCTGGGTCCTCCTCGACTTCGAGGGCGAGCCGCTCCGCCCCATGCACGAGCGCTCGCTGCCCGACGTCACGCTCCGCGACGTCGCCGGCATGCTCCGCTCGTTCGACTACGTGGCCGGCTCCTACGCGCTCGCGCACCCGGGCAAGTCGGCGGCGTCGTGGGCGTCGGACGCGCGTCGCGCGTTCGTCGACGGCTACATCGCCCGCTCCGGCACCGACCTCCGTGCGAACCGGGCGCTGCTCGACGCGTTCGAGATCGACAAGGCCGTGTACGAGGCGATCTACGAGGTCCGCAACCGTCCCGGCTGGCTGTCCATCCCGCTGCAGGCCGTCGCCCGCCTCGCCACCCGCTCGAGCACCATCGGCCGGGAGACCACGCCCGGCGCGACGGGTCCGCGCGAGGCGGGGCCGATCTCCTCCTGA
- a CDS encoding mycoredoxin, with product MAPETSSYVPAPGRITMFSTTWCGYCRRLKSQLDRAGIGYDEVDIEQVPGTAELVAAINGGNQTVPTVLFPDGSSATNPSLADVTAKVA from the coding sequence ATGGCGCCCGAGACCTCCTCCTACGTGCCCGCCCCCGGGCGGATCACGATGTTCTCCACCACCTGGTGCGGCTACTGCCGCCGGCTGAAGTCGCAGCTCGATCGAGCGGGCATCGGCTACGACGAGGTGGACATCGAGCAGGTGCCCGGCACCGCGGAGCTCGTGGCCGCCATCAACGGCGGCAACCAGACCGTCCCGACCGTCCTCTTCCCCGACGGCTCGTCCGCCACCAACCCGTCGCTCGCCGACGTGACCGCGAAGGTGGCCTGA
- a CDS encoding D-arabinono-1,4-lactone oxidase, translating to MTDTIEQGTAGTNWAGNYAYRARTVHAPTSIEGLRTIVRDASRIRVLGSRHSFNDIADSEELVSLAELPADLVIDRDASTATFSAGLAYGKLAELLGEEGLAIHNLASLPHISVAGAIATATHGSGIGNGNLGTAVAALELITADGETVTYRRGDDDFDGVVVGLGALGVVTRVTLDVEPSYLVRQRVFEGLSWDAFDRNLEDVFSAAYSVSVFTRFGEATDQVWLKSRVQLGVDGQPEDEVVMEEYFGAPAATEERHPILGIDPVNSTSQLGVVGLWSDRLSHFKMGFTPSDGEEIQSEFHVPLDRAVEAVQALRAMGDRIRPILLVCELRAVAADELWLSPQHGQATIGLHFTWKREQEAVEALLVELEAAIRPFGARPHWGKVFTATAADIVPLYPRAGDFLALAERLDPAGKFRNAWFERSLRG from the coding sequence ATGACCGACACCATCGAGCAGGGCACCGCGGGCACCAACTGGGCCGGCAACTACGCCTACCGGGCACGGACCGTGCACGCACCGACGAGCATCGAGGGGCTGCGGACCATCGTCCGCGACGCGTCGAGGATCCGCGTGCTGGGATCCCGCCACTCGTTCAACGACATCGCCGACTCCGAGGAGCTGGTCTCGCTCGCCGAGCTCCCGGCCGACCTCGTGATCGACCGCGACGCGAGCACCGCCACCTTCTCCGCGGGCCTCGCCTACGGGAAGCTCGCGGAGCTCCTCGGCGAGGAGGGCCTCGCGATCCACAACCTCGCGTCGCTGCCGCACATCTCGGTGGCGGGCGCGATCGCGACGGCGACCCACGGATCCGGCATCGGCAACGGCAACCTCGGCACGGCCGTCGCGGCCCTCGAGCTGATCACGGCTGACGGCGAGACGGTCACGTACCGCCGCGGAGACGACGACTTCGACGGCGTCGTGGTGGGCCTCGGCGCGCTCGGCGTGGTCACGCGCGTGACCCTCGACGTCGAGCCCTCCTACCTCGTGCGCCAGCGCGTCTTCGAGGGGCTCTCCTGGGACGCGTTCGACCGGAACCTCGAGGACGTCTTCAGCGCCGCCTACAGCGTGAGCGTCTTCACGCGCTTCGGCGAGGCCACCGACCAGGTGTGGCTGAAGAGCCGCGTGCAGCTGGGCGTCGACGGCCAGCCCGAGGACGAGGTCGTCATGGAGGAGTACTTCGGGGCGCCCGCCGCCACCGAGGAGCGCCACCCGATCCTCGGGATCGACCCGGTGAACAGCACCTCCCAGCTCGGGGTCGTCGGCCTCTGGTCCGACCGCCTCTCGCACTTCAAGATGGGCTTCACGCCGAGCGACGGCGAGGAGATCCAGTCGGAGTTCCACGTGCCGCTCGACCGCGCCGTCGAGGCCGTGCAGGCGCTCCGCGCGATGGGCGACCGGATCCGTCCGATCCTCCTCGTCTGCGAGCTCCGCGCCGTCGCCGCCGACGAGCTGTGGCTGAGCCCGCAGCACGGGCAGGCCACGATCGGCCTGCACTTCACGTGGAAGCGCGAGCAGGAGGCCGTGGAGGCGCTGCTCGTCGAGCTCGAGGCGGCGATCCGCCCGTTCGGCGCGCGCCCGCACTGGGGCAAGGTCTTCACGGCCACGGCGGCCGACATCGTCCCGCTGTACCCGCGCGCGGGCGACTTCCTCGCCCTCGCCGAGCGCCTGGACCCGGCGGGCAAGTTCCGCAACGCCTGGTTCGAGCGCTCGCTCCGCGGCTGA
- a CDS encoding glycoside hydrolase family 2 TIM barrel-domain containing protein: MTHALPFFEDFAPTTGPARRPRSCLHSDAPRIVLNGDWRFRLSPTARGLSDEMADPAFDDSGWDEIPVPSHWVLGQDGRFGLPAYTNVQYPFPVEPPFVPDENPTGDYRVEIDVPTDWQSLERVVLRFEGVESAFAVWLNGHAVGTAMGSRLSHEFDVTEFLRPGANVLAVRVHQWSIGSYLEDQDQWWMPGIFRDVTLLGRPEGGIDDAWTRAEYDHVTGAGTVHVEVDAEPAAFPVTLEVEDLGIHVTWDTPEDVAPVHVAHVEPWSAESPTQYQGFLRTNVEALSIRLGFRTVRIEGDRFLVNGRRVVFHGVNRHEAHPERGRVFDEDHARADMLLMKQHNVNAIRTSHYPPHPRVLDLADELGFWVIDECDLETHGFEFGGWVGNPSDDPRFADHYLDRIERTVERDKNHPSIVMWSLGNEAGTGRNLAAMSAWVHRRDPGRPVHYEGDYTGEYTDVYSRMYSNLQETESIGSDVIPGDLLGCSPAEGMRQRTKPFILCEYVHAMGNGPGQIGEYEDLVLRYPRLHGGFVWEWRDHGILTETADGEAFYAYGGDFGEVVHDGNFVMDGMVLPDDTPTPGLAEYKAVVQPIAFRLERDGGSASLVVESRYHSVSTAHTSLAWVLAVDGDDIATGVLDAEPVAAGDTVRIPLPADALDAGDLAADRERGPAPEVWLTVQAILRDDEPWAEAGHVVAVEQFDLTAAPRPAVPARWVDADEEAYPDAGATRLTLGDGEFDLATGRLVRLGGLDVDGPRLELWRAPTDNDRSDSSGSYELADPRLTFGRGVPGPSSEARWRGAGLDRLTHRVRSVKAGSGSLTVVVRTSAAQSFDSVDTTYCWTEGADGDLGLRVDIVPSAGWAITWPRVGIRIDLPASVTNAEWFGTGPLESYPDSRRAALVGRFSSLVDDLGAVYSRPQETGHRSDLRELELGTFDGEGGIVIQALPDIAGRRPGFTASRHTPQELDRAAHPHELPASEAVHLYIDAAQHGLGSRACGLDVLPEHQLWPSARTLELTIRSR, encoded by the coding sequence ATGACGCACGCCCTCCCCTTCTTCGAGGACTTCGCCCCCACGACGGGCCCGGCCCGCCGCCCCCGTTCCTGCCTGCACTCGGATGCCCCGCGCATCGTGCTGAACGGCGACTGGCGTTTCCGCCTCTCCCCCACGGCCCGCGGCCTCTCCGACGAGATGGCCGACCCGGCGTTCGACGACTCCGGCTGGGACGAGATCCCCGTGCCGAGCCACTGGGTGCTCGGCCAGGACGGCCGCTTCGGCCTCCCCGCGTACACGAACGTGCAGTACCCGTTCCCCGTCGAGCCGCCCTTCGTGCCCGACGAGAACCCGACCGGCGACTACCGCGTCGAGATTGACGTGCCCACCGACTGGCAGTCGCTCGAGCGCGTCGTGCTCCGCTTCGAGGGCGTCGAGTCGGCGTTCGCGGTGTGGCTGAACGGCCATGCGGTCGGCACCGCGATGGGGTCGCGCCTCTCGCACGAGTTCGACGTCACCGAGTTCCTCCGCCCCGGCGCCAACGTGCTCGCGGTGCGCGTGCACCAGTGGTCGATCGGCAGCTACCTCGAGGACCAGGACCAGTGGTGGATGCCCGGAATCTTCCGCGACGTCACCCTCCTCGGCCGTCCCGAGGGCGGCATCGACGACGCGTGGACCCGCGCGGAGTACGACCACGTGACGGGCGCGGGCACCGTGCACGTCGAGGTCGACGCGGAGCCCGCCGCGTTCCCCGTCACGCTCGAGGTCGAGGACCTCGGGATCCACGTCACCTGGGACACCCCCGAGGACGTCGCGCCCGTCCACGTCGCGCACGTCGAGCCGTGGAGCGCCGAGAGCCCCACGCAGTACCAGGGCTTCCTCCGCACCAACGTGGAGGCGCTCTCCATCCGCCTCGGCTTCCGCACCGTGCGCATCGAGGGCGACCGGTTCCTCGTCAACGGCCGCCGCGTCGTCTTCCACGGCGTCAACCGGCACGAGGCCCACCCGGAGCGCGGCCGCGTCTTCGACGAGGACCACGCGCGCGCCGACATGCTGCTGATGAAGCAGCACAACGTCAACGCGATCCGCACGAGCCACTACCCGCCGCACCCCCGCGTCCTCGACCTCGCCGACGAGCTCGGCTTCTGGGTCATCGACGAGTGCGACCTCGAGACCCACGGCTTCGAGTTCGGCGGCTGGGTCGGCAACCCCAGCGACGACCCGCGCTTCGCCGACCACTACCTCGACCGCATCGAGCGCACCGTCGAGCGCGACAAGAACCACCCCTCGATCGTCATGTGGTCCCTCGGCAACGAGGCGGGCACGGGACGCAACCTCGCCGCCATGTCGGCCTGGGTCCACCGCCGCGACCCGGGACGCCCCGTGCACTACGAGGGCGACTACACGGGCGAGTACACGGACGTCTACTCGCGCATGTACTCGAACCTGCAGGAGACCGAGTCCATCGGCAGCGACGTGATCCCGGGCGACCTGCTCGGCTGCTCGCCCGCCGAGGGCATGCGCCAGCGCACCAAGCCCTTCATCCTCTGCGAGTACGTGCACGCGATGGGCAACGGCCCCGGCCAGATCGGCGAGTACGAGGACCTCGTGCTCCGCTACCCGCGCCTCCACGGCGGCTTCGTGTGGGAGTGGCGCGACCACGGGATCCTCACCGAGACCGCGGACGGCGAGGCCTTCTACGCGTACGGCGGCGACTTCGGCGAGGTCGTGCACGACGGCAACTTCGTGATGGACGGCATGGTCCTGCCCGACGACACCCCCACGCCCGGCCTCGCCGAGTACAAGGCCGTCGTGCAGCCCATCGCGTTCCGGCTCGAGCGCGACGGCGGATCCGCGTCCCTCGTCGTGGAGAGCCGGTACCACTCCGTCTCCACCGCGCACACGAGCCTCGCGTGGGTGCTCGCGGTCGACGGCGACGACATCGCGACCGGCGTCCTCGACGCCGAGCCCGTCGCGGCCGGCGACACCGTGCGGATCCCGCTGCCCGCCGACGCGCTCGACGCGGGCGACCTTGCGGCCGACCGCGAGCGCGGCCCCGCGCCCGAGGTGTGGCTCACCGTGCAGGCGATCCTCCGCGACGACGAGCCGTGGGCCGAGGCGGGCCACGTGGTCGCCGTCGAGCAGTTCGACCTCACGGCCGCGCCCCGCCCCGCCGTGCCCGCGCGCTGGGTCGACGCCGACGAGGAGGCGTACCCGGACGCCGGCGCCACGCGCCTCACCCTGGGCGACGGCGAGTTCGACCTCGCCACGGGCCGGCTCGTCCGCCTCGGCGGCCTCGACGTCGACGGCCCGCGCCTCGAGCTGTGGCGCGCGCCCACCGACAACGACCGCAGCGACAGCAGCGGCTCCTACGAGCTGGCCGACCCGCGCCTCACCTTCGGCAGGGGCGTGCCCGGGCCGTCGAGCGAGGCGCGCTGGCGCGGGGCGGGCCTCGACCGGCTGACGCACCGGGTCCGCTCGGTGAAGGCCGGCTCCGGCTCGCTCACCGTCGTCGTGCGCACGAGCGCCGCGCAGTCCTTCGACTCGGTCGACACGACGTACTGCTGGACCGAGGGCGCCGACGGCGACCTGGGCCTCCGCGTCGACATCGTGCCGAGCGCCGGGTGGGCGATCACCTGGCCGCGCGTCGGGATCCGCATCGACCTCCCCGCGAGCGTCACGAACGCGGAGTGGTTCGGCACCGGGCCGCTCGAGTCGTACCCGGACTCGCGTCGCGCCGCGCTCGTCGGCCGGTTCTCCTCCCTCGTCGACGACCTGGGCGCCGTGTACTCGCGGCCGCAGGAGACCGGGCACCGCAGCGATCTGCGGGAGCTCGAGCTCGGCACGTTCGACGGCGAGGGCGGCATCGTGATCCAGGCGCTGCCCGACATCGCGGGCCGCCGCCCCGGCTTCACGGCCTCGCGCCACACGCCGCAGGAGCTCGACCGCGCGGCGCACCCGCACGAGCTGCCCGCGAGCGAGGCGGTGCACCTTTACATCGACGCCGCGCAGCACGGGCTGGGCTCGCGCGCGTGCGGCCTCGACGTGCTGCCCGAGCACCAGCTGTGGCCGTCGGCCCGGACGCTGGAGCTCACCATCCGCAGCCGCTGA
- a CDS encoding carbohydrate ABC transporter permease codes for MTATEARPTTDESAADKAEHKRAAQAAEAKVSRPSRAGSTPGAGTKPATRIIVTAILAVVALYFLVPVYYVVVAATKTTADLFSTNGFLFAQMNLWQNLTMVFTYDDGIFVRWFLNSVLYAGVGALIATYFAAAGGYALAKYRFRGSNIVFGTILGGVLVPGTATALPLFLLFSSMGLANTYWSVLIPSLVSPFGLFLCRIYAQASVEDAVIESGRIDGASELRIFHTLALRSMTPALVTVFLFQLVGIWNNYFLPLIMLADSKLYPITLGLNNWRSQVDRLPEFYQLTTGGVLVSIIPLIAAMIVLQRFWRGGLTDGAVKG; via the coding sequence ATGACCGCCACAGAGGCCAGACCGACCACGGACGAGTCCGCCGCCGACAAGGCGGAGCACAAGCGCGCCGCACAGGCCGCCGAGGCGAAGGTGAGTCGGCCGTCGAGGGCCGGGAGCACGCCGGGCGCGGGCACGAAGCCGGCGACCCGGATCATCGTCACGGCGATCCTCGCGGTCGTCGCGCTGTACTTCCTCGTCCCCGTCTACTACGTCGTGGTCGCGGCCACGAAGACGACGGCCGACCTGTTCAGCACCAACGGGTTCCTGTTCGCGCAGATGAACCTCTGGCAGAACCTCACGATGGTGTTCACCTACGACGACGGCATCTTCGTGCGCTGGTTCCTCAACTCGGTGCTCTACGCCGGCGTGGGCGCGCTCATCGCCACGTACTTCGCGGCGGCCGGCGGCTACGCGCTCGCGAAGTACCGCTTCCGGGGATCGAACATCGTATTCGGCACCATCCTCGGAGGCGTGCTCGTGCCCGGCACGGCGACCGCGCTGCCGCTGTTCCTGCTGTTCAGCAGCATGGGGCTCGCGAACACCTACTGGTCGGTGCTCATCCCGTCGCTCGTCTCGCCGTTCGGCCTGTTCCTCTGCCGGATCTACGCGCAGGCGTCGGTGGAGGACGCGGTGATCGAGTCGGGCCGCATCGACGGGGCGAGCGAGCTGCGGATCTTCCACACGCTCGCGCTCCGCTCGATGACGCCCGCGCTCGTGACGGTGTTCCTCTTCCAGCTGGTCGGCATCTGGAACAACTACTTCCTGCCGCTGATCATGCTGGCCGACTCGAAGCTGTACCCGATCACGCTCGGCCTCAACAACTGGCGGAGCCAGGTCGACCGGCTGCCGGAGTTCTACCAGCTGACCACGGGCGGCGTGCTCGTCTCGATCATCCCGCTCATCGCGGCGATGATCGTGCTGCAGCGGTTCTGGCGCGGGGGCCTCACCGACGGCGCGGTGAAGGGCTGA